Proteins from one Juglans microcarpa x Juglans regia isolate MS1-56 chromosome 1S, Jm3101_v1.0, whole genome shotgun sequence genomic window:
- the LOC121246578 gene encoding uncharacterized protein LOC121246578, whose amino-acid sequence MGKSLPSTTSLQQLTKIITLARLQTPKRVKSISRIRASSPETGKPGLFRVDSERVKEQKLMESSEGQQSQIRMPLAQVVSDCAKRWFQDALKEAKAGDSAMQVLVGQMYYSGYGVSRDPRKGHTWINRASKSRVLVWNISDKQPGYNASDSDSDGLKGDEK is encoded by the exons ATGGGAAAATCACTTCCTTCGACGACAAGCCTCCAACAATTGACCAAAATTATCACCCTGGCCAGACTCCAAACGCCGAAACGCGTGAAATCCATATCACGGATCCGGGCATCGTCCCCAGAGACAGGGAAACCCGGGCTGTTTCGAGTCGACTCAGAGCGAGTAAAAGAGCAAAAGTTGATGGAGAGCTCAGAGGGGCAGCAGAGTCAAATTCGGATGCCGCTGGCCCAGGTCGTCTCGGACTGTGCGAAGCGATGGTTCCAGGACGCGCTCAAGGAGGCCAAGGCCGGTGATAGCGCTATGCAGGTCCTCGTCGGCCAGATGTACTACAGTGGCTACGGTGTCTCGAGAGACCCTCGAAAG GGACACACTTGGATTAATAGAGCTTCAAAAAGTCGGGTTTTAGTTTGGAACATAAGCGACAAACAACCAG GTTACAATGCAAGTGACTCAGATTCGGATGGATTGAAGGGTGATGAAAAATAA